The Euphorbia lathyris chromosome 2, ddEupLath1.1, whole genome shotgun sequence genome includes a window with the following:
- the LOC136220083 gene encoding transcription factor bHLH148-like, whose product MASTLISNHPVNNSNSDRSRRKKKKKSQNQSKENQNQGHAKWKTEAQEQIYSSKLIQALSQVRLTSPTPSPPRQGRAVREAADRALAVAAKGRTRWSRAILTSRIKLKFRKQHKRQRVAAATVAGTGSSRSKKPRVSVFRLKKKSLPAVQRKVRVLGRLVPGCRKQPLPVILEEATDYIAALEMQVRAMSALAELLSGTSSSSGSGIAAAGASNAPTS is encoded by the coding sequence ATGGCGTCAACTCTGATCTCGAATCATCCCGTAAATAACTCCAACTCTGATCGATCgagaaggaaaaagaagaagaaatcgcaAAATCAATCGAAAGAGAATCAAAATCAAGGTCATGCGAAATGGAAAACCGAAGCTCAGGAACAAATATATTCTTCTAAACTTATCCAGGCCTTGAGTCAAGTCCGACTCACTTCTCCTACTCCTTCGCCGCCGCGCCAAGGTCGCGCCGTTAGAGAAGCCGCGGACAGAGCTTTGGCCGTCGCTGCTAAAGGGAGAACAAGATGGAGCCGAGCAATTTTGACTAGTCGGATCAAACTCAAGTTCAGGAAACAACACAAGAGACAAAGAGTGGCTGCAGCTACAGTAGCAGGAACCGGGAGTAGCCGGTCTAAGAAGCCGAGAGTCAGCGTTTTTAGGCTGAAAAAGAAGAGTTTACCGGCTGTTCAAAGGAAAGTTCGTGTTCTAGGCCGGTTAGTCCCTGGTTGCCGGAAACAACCGTTGCCGGTCATTTTAGAAGAAGCAACTGATTATATTGCTGCTTTGGAGATGCAAGTTCGAGCCATGAGCGCTCTTGCTGAACTGCTATCTGGTACATCCTCGAGTTCTGGTTCTGGTATTGCCGCCGCCGGCGCTAGTAATGCGCCGACGAGCTAA